From Halorubrum salinarum, the proteins below share one genomic window:
- a CDS encoding CHY zinc finger protein has protein sequence MATPSTDRETTTAPDTDARFAVSLRGVAVDPETRCAHWDDPVDVIALRFGCCETYYPCDACHDAAADHEAVPWPRDRFDEPAVLCGACGTTLTAREYLDADDDTCPSCSAAFNPGCRKHRDRYFEMSESDDGDDNDDL, from the coding sequence ATGGCTACGCCGAGTACTGACCGCGAGACGACGACCGCGCCAGACACCGACGCGCGCTTCGCGGTCTCCCTCCGCGGCGTCGCCGTCGACCCCGAGACGCGCTGCGCGCACTGGGACGACCCCGTGGACGTGATCGCGCTCCGGTTCGGCTGCTGTGAGACGTACTACCCCTGCGACGCCTGCCACGACGCGGCCGCCGACCACGAGGCGGTCCCGTGGCCCCGCGACCGCTTCGACGAGCCGGCGGTGCTGTGCGGCGCCTGCGGGACGACGCTCACGGCCCGCGAGTACCTCGATGCTGACGACGACACGTGCCCGTCGTGTAGCGCCGCGTTCAACCCGGGCTGTCGGAAGCACCGCGACCGGTACTTCGAGATGTCGGAGTCGGACGACGGGGACGACAATGACGATTTATAA
- the trmY gene encoding tRNA (pseudouridine(54)-N(1))-methyltransferase TrmY, which produces MRQFVVIGRDVPTDPDAISLSDIPGAGRLDLLCRCVSAGLFLSHGIRESVRVHLVIADEFTVTVDADTVRHLHPDERNVAARIRDALDAKADAIGHMPADVSPGVEIRRMGLDATLDRLVGDGGRGPDGTLVQLHEDGDPLVDAEPPEDPVFVLSDHHDFAPEEAEAVAERAERRLRVGPELLHADHAVTVVHNWLDTDGYAEY; this is translated from the coding sequence ATGCGCCAGTTCGTCGTCATCGGCCGCGACGTGCCCACCGACCCCGACGCGATCTCGCTGTCCGACATCCCCGGGGCCGGCCGGCTCGACCTCCTCTGTCGATGCGTGAGCGCCGGCCTGTTCCTCTCGCACGGGATCCGCGAGTCGGTCCGGGTCCACCTCGTGATCGCCGACGAGTTCACCGTCACCGTCGACGCCGACACGGTCCGCCACCTCCACCCCGACGAGCGCAACGTCGCCGCGCGGATCCGCGACGCGCTCGACGCGAAGGCGGACGCGATCGGGCACATGCCCGCGGACGTGTCGCCGGGCGTCGAGATCCGCCGGATGGGGCTCGACGCGACCCTCGACCGGCTCGTCGGCGACGGCGGGCGCGGCCCCGACGGGACGCTCGTTCAGCTCCACGAGGACGGCGACCCGCTCGTCGACGCCGAGCCTCCGGAGGACCCCGTGTTCGTGCTTTCCGACCACCACGACTTCGCGCCCGAGGAGGCCGAGGCGGTCGCCGAGCGCGCCGAGCGGCGGCTGCGCGTCGGCCCCGAACTGCTCCACGCCGACCACGCCGTCACCGTGGTCCACAACTGGCTCGACACCGATGGCTACGCCGAGTACTGA
- the pyrF gene encoding orotidine-5'-phosphate decarboxylase: MGFFETLADRIEAVDSVVSVGLDPDPSRLPETVTDADLPRWAFNRRIIDATHEHAACYKPNAAFYEDPDGWRALRETAAYAEGKGVPVLLDAKRGDIGNTARQYAGILDHVDAITVNPYLGRDSLQPFLDRADKGVFALCRTSNPGGTDLQDLELASGEPIYERVAALADTWNANGNVGLVVGATTPDELETVREIVPEIPFLVPGVGAQGGDAEAAVEHGLASRPDLPVDVGLVNSSRGIIFAGEESSRPDDEATYFGAAGDAAKRLKKRLNRHR; encoded by the coding sequence ATGGGCTTCTTCGAGACGCTCGCGGACCGGATCGAGGCGGTCGACAGCGTCGTGTCGGTCGGGCTCGACCCCGACCCGAGCCGACTCCCCGAGACCGTGACCGACGCCGACCTCCCGCGGTGGGCGTTCAACCGCCGGATCATCGACGCGACCCACGAGCACGCCGCCTGCTACAAGCCGAACGCGGCCTTCTACGAGGACCCGGACGGCTGGCGCGCGCTCCGCGAGACCGCGGCGTACGCCGAGGGTAAGGGCGTCCCCGTCCTGCTCGACGCCAAGCGCGGCGACATCGGGAACACCGCGCGTCAGTACGCCGGGATCCTCGACCACGTCGACGCGATCACGGTGAACCCGTACCTGGGCCGGGACTCGCTCCAGCCGTTCCTCGACCGCGCGGACAAGGGCGTGTTCGCGCTCTGTCGCACGTCGAACCCCGGCGGGACCGACCTCCAGGACCTCGAACTCGCCTCCGGCGAGCCGATCTACGAGCGCGTCGCCGCGCTCGCGGACACCTGGAACGCGAACGGCAACGTCGGCCTGGTCGTGGGCGCGACGACGCCCGACGAGCTGGAGACGGTCCGCGAGATCGTGCCCGAGATCCCGTTCCTCGTGCCCGGCGTCGGCGCGCAGGGCGGCGACGCGGAGGCCGCGGTCGAACACGGGCTCGCGTCCCGGCCCGACCTCCCTGTCGACGTCGGGCTCGTGAACTCCTCGCGCGGCATCATCTTCGCCGGCGAGGAGTCGAGCCGCCCCGACGACGAGGCGACGTACTTCGGCGCCGCGGGCGACGCGGCCAAGCGACTCAAGAAGCGGCTGAACCGCCACCGATAG
- a CDS encoding MFS transporter — protein sequence MAGRTGGGLRTAVSGPILKYYVYKATKSVEFYRPIMYLFFLAQGLSFTQIAVLEALYNLTTVFGEIPTGYVGDRVGRRNSLLIGTALISATLLGIGLSDSFLPLAGLYVCWSLGYNFRSGSEDAWLYDTLTDDLSEDEFAHVRGRGESAALAVGAVAAVLGGYLGRVDLSYPWFVAAGVTSLGVAVLLTLDEPETYKETDADDLTLRRTVGIVREVLSRRRMRSFLLYYYVLYAAITYLAFVFLQPVFETVVLDLGVARSRVEPLLGWFYAAYSLVGAVLTYYTGAIRDRIGLRTWFLALPFAVGGALLGMYFVPVLALPTFLLIRGVSDVTRSFAGQYVNDRAETLGRATVLSAMAMVSGLAVVPFQLGSGVVSDAVSPLFALGVGGGVLVVGATAILLWRVPIGDEPTDGSGGERPDGSGDERPDD from the coding sequence ATGGCCGGTCGCACGGGCGGTGGGCTCCGGACGGCGGTCTCCGGACCCATCCTCAAGTACTACGTCTACAAGGCGACGAAGTCGGTCGAGTTCTACCGGCCGATCATGTACCTCTTCTTCCTGGCGCAGGGGCTCTCGTTCACGCAGATTGCCGTCCTGGAGGCGCTGTATAACCTGACGACCGTGTTCGGCGAGATCCCGACCGGGTACGTCGGCGACCGCGTCGGGCGGCGCAACAGCCTCCTCATCGGGACGGCGCTCATCTCGGCGACGCTCCTCGGCATCGGCCTGTCGGACTCGTTCCTCCCGCTCGCGGGGCTGTACGTCTGCTGGTCGCTGGGCTACAACTTCCGCTCCGGAAGCGAGGACGCGTGGCTCTACGACACGCTCACCGACGACCTCTCCGAGGACGAGTTCGCGCACGTCCGGGGGCGCGGCGAGTCCGCGGCGCTGGCCGTCGGCGCCGTCGCGGCGGTCCTCGGCGGGTACCTCGGCCGCGTCGACCTCTCGTACCCGTGGTTCGTCGCGGCCGGCGTGACGAGCCTCGGCGTCGCGGTGCTCCTCACCCTCGACGAACCGGAGACGTACAAGGAGACCGACGCGGACGACCTGACCCTCCGCCGGACCGTCGGCATCGTGCGGGAGGTCCTCTCGCGCCGTCGGATGCGCTCGTTCCTGCTGTACTACTACGTCCTGTACGCCGCCATCACGTACCTCGCGTTCGTCTTCCTCCAGCCGGTGTTCGAGACCGTCGTCCTCGACCTCGGGGTCGCGCGGTCGCGGGTCGAACCCCTCCTCGGGTGGTTCTACGCGGCGTACAGCCTCGTCGGCGCGGTCCTCACCTACTACACGGGGGCGATACGGGACCGGATCGGGCTGCGGACGTGGTTCCTCGCGCTCCCGTTCGCCGTCGGCGGCGCGCTGCTCGGGATGTACTTCGTCCCGGTGCTCGCGCTCCCGACCTTCCTCCTGATTCGGGGGGTGTCGGACGTCACGCGGTCGTTCGCCGGGCAGTACGTCAACGACCGCGCGGAGACGCTGGGTCGCGCCACCGTCCTGAGCGCGATGGCGATGGTGAGCGGGCTCGCGGTCGTCCCGTTCCAGCTCGGCAGCGGCGTCGTCTCCGACGCCGTCTCGCCGCTGTTCGCGCTCGGCGTCGGCGGCGGCGTCCTCGTCGTCGGGGCGACGGCCATCCTCCTCTGGCGGGTCCCGATCGGCGACGAGCCGACCGACGGCTCGGGTGGTGAACGCCCGGACGGCTCGGGTGACGAACGCCCGGACGACTGA
- a CDS encoding carboxylate--amine ligase, with protein MADTFRSTEGLIDALADAEFDRPPALVSNAHITGLGVARALDAHGVPVIALDRAGGDAGTDAGTVAHDGLAPPSDAVDYAGAVTYPLDDLDGFREDVEAVVDAAGTEAVAFGCMDEWALSYAEADPDGVRLPFAGSETLDDVLNKSELYATCEALGVPYPETYRLEETAAAATRDPDATVREAAEALGFPLVVKPELKRDFEEAFGTNVIEVADRGEFADVVAAASEEGIAVMAQKRVDIATGRDHSLASYVPPSGSDDALAVVGNAAVRYPRNFGTSCLVETADEPAIEERALAVLDDAGYHGISESEFVYDADREEFLLLDVNTRPWKWISMPVAAGANLPMAAYAAVTDASYESDGVEPTRWVYLRDYLSLLAGDDAFWDQLSAADWRRLVSGAFEREGGPTTGVYRPSDPGPAAKLFETEFVDREYYCSC; from the coding sequence ATGGCAGACACGTTCCGGTCCACGGAGGGACTGATCGACGCGCTCGCGGACGCCGAGTTCGACCGGCCGCCGGCGCTCGTCAGCAACGCGCACATCACCGGGCTCGGGGTCGCCCGCGCGCTCGACGCCCACGGCGTGCCCGTGATCGCGCTCGACCGGGCGGGCGGCGACGCGGGGACGGACGCCGGGACGGTCGCGCACGACGGGCTCGCGCCGCCGTCCGACGCGGTCGACTACGCGGGGGCGGTGACGTACCCGCTCGACGACCTCGACGGGTTCCGCGAGGACGTGGAGGCGGTCGTCGACGCCGCGGGCACCGAGGCGGTCGCGTTCGGCTGTATGGACGAGTGGGCGCTGTCGTACGCCGAGGCCGACCCCGACGGCGTCCGGCTCCCGTTCGCCGGCAGCGAGACGCTCGACGACGTGTTGAACAAGTCGGAGCTGTACGCGACCTGCGAGGCGCTCGGCGTGCCCTACCCGGAGACGTACCGGCTGGAGGAGACCGCGGCGGCGGCGACGCGCGACCCCGACGCGACGGTCAGGGAGGCGGCCGAGGCGCTCGGGTTCCCGCTGGTGGTGAAACCCGAGCTCAAGCGCGACTTCGAGGAGGCGTTCGGCACCAACGTGATCGAGGTCGCGGACCGCGGGGAGTTCGCGGACGTCGTCGCGGCCGCGAGCGAGGAGGGGATCGCCGTGATGGCCCAGAAGCGCGTCGACATCGCGACGGGTCGCGACCACTCGCTGGCCTCCTACGTCCCGCCGTCCGGGAGCGACGACGCGCTCGCCGTCGTCGGCAACGCCGCGGTCCGGTACCCGCGCAACTTCGGCACCTCCTGTCTGGTCGAGACGGCCGACGAGCCCGCCATCGAGGAGCGCGCGCTCGCCGTCCTCGACGACGCCGGGTACCACGGGATCAGCGAGTCGGAGTTCGTCTACGACGCCGACCGCGAGGAGTTCCTGCTGCTCGACGTCAACACCCGCCCGTGGAAGTGGATCTCGATGCCGGTCGCCGCGGGCGCGAACCTCCCGATGGCCGCCTACGCCGCGGTCACCGACGCGAGCTACGAGTCCGACGGCGTCGAGCCGACGCGGTGGGTGTACCTCCGCGACTACCTCTCGCTTCTGGCGGGCGACGACGCCTTCTGGGACCAGCTGTCGGCGGCCGACTGGCGCCGGCTCGTCTCCGGCGCGTTCGAGCGCGAGGGGGGCCCGACGACGGGCGTGTACCGGCCTTCCGACCCGGGCCCGGCGGCGAAGCTGTTCGAGACGGAGTTCGTCGACCGCGAGTACTACTGCTCCTGCTAG